ATATCGATGCCCTCGCCGAAAAATTCAAAGTTTATGCCATCGACCTCTGGGGGTTTGGCTATAGCGAAAGATTGAAGCCAATGGATTATAGCTTTGATCTCTACGGGAAGCAGATCATGGGATTCATGGAGGCTCTCCATATCAAAAAGGCCACTCTTGTGGGGCAGTCCATGGGCGGGGGAATAGCGGTCTATGTGGCGGCTCACTATCCTGAGCGGGTGGATCGTCTGATTTTAATCGACCCGGCCGTCATTCCGTATCCCGACACCCTAATCGGCCAGATTTACAAAATTCCCCACGTGGGTGAGTTTTTTAACGCCATCCCCGGGGATGCCTTGATGAAAAACAATATCAAAGCCATTTGGTTTTATGATAAGAGCAAAGTAACCGATGAATATGCCCGGGAAGTCTTGCAACCGCTTTGCATCAAAGGTTCCGATGATGGCCTCATGTATATTCTCCGTAACGTTCTTAAAGAACCCTTGGTTGAAAAAGAAGCGAGCCAATTGGCCCCATTGAACAAATCCATTCTCGTCATCCACGGCCGGGAAGATAAAGCCATCCCCTTAGAACGATCAAAAACCTTAAACCGCCTTTGGAAAGGATCAAAATTGGTGATTTTCGAAAAGGCCGGCCATAGCCCCCA
This genomic stretch from Deltaproteobacteria bacterium harbors:
- a CDS encoding alpha/beta hydrolase; amino-acid sequence: MNKILTVIIAFIFILALVAAFFPDFFSKETCTYEEACKFFSKGKFVTVEGRKVHYLEKGNGTPVILIHGFLFHTVMWKKNIDALAEKFKVYAIDLWGFGYSERLKPMDYSFDLYGKQIMGFMEALHIKKATLVGQSMGGGIAVYVAAHYPERVDRLILIDPAVIPYPDTLIGQIYKIPHVGEFFNAIPGDALMKNNIKAIWFYDKSKVTDEYAREVLQPLCIKGSDDGLMYILRNVLKEPLVEKEASQLAPLNKSILVIHGREDKAIPLERSKTLNRLWKGSKLVIFEKAGHSPHEEHPEKFNELALDFLSESR